A portion of the Saimiri boliviensis isolate mSaiBol1 chromosome 1, mSaiBol1.pri, whole genome shotgun sequence genome contains these proteins:
- the GRAMD2B gene encoding GRAM domain-containing protein 2B isoform X4, translated as MTELQQDVEDTKPAKVLGKRESKVGSAHSEAENGVEEKKKACKSPTAQSPTPSVEADSPDQKKIISLRSKSSFDGASLAGDKNDCKTESKNDPKTERKKSSSSSQYKANMHFHKLFLNVPMEEPLRQSFTCALQKEILYQGKLFVSENWICFHSKVFGKDTKISIPAFSVTLIKKTKTALLVPNALIIATVTDRYIFVSLLSRDSTYKLLRSVCGHLENTSVGNSPNPSSAENSFRADRPSSLPLDFNDEFSDLDGVVQQRRQDMEGYSSSGSQTPESENSRDFHVTKSQTVLNVSKAEAKPTRADAHVNRVPEGKVKSLPAHGQSETVGILHKIKSQKCLMLHHILIFYAIVVCALIISTFYMRYRINTLEERLGLLTSIVDTHNTEQTASSGLRSQVQFNVEVLCQELTANIVKLEKIQNNLQKLLENGD; from the exons cTCGGAGGCTGAGAATGgtgtggaagagaaaaagaaagcctgCAAGTCGCCGACAGCCCAGTCCCCTACCCCGTCTGTGGAGGCCGACTCCCCAgaccagaagaaaataattagccTACG GTCAAAATCCAGTTTTGATGGTGCCTCTTTAGCAGGTGATAAGAACGACtgtaaaacagaaagcaaaaatgacCCTAAGACTGAAAGGAAAAAGTCTTCCTCTTCCAGCCAG TACAAGGCCAATATGCACTTTCACAAGTTGTTTCTTAACGTTCCAATGGAGGAACCTCTGAGGCAAA GCTTTACTTGTGCACTGCAGAAAGAAATACTATATCAAGGAAAGCTCTTTGTATCAGAAAACTGGATTTGTTTTCATTCCAAGGTCTTTGGAAAAGACACAAAG ATCTCTATTCCAGCTTTCTCAGTAACCctaataaagaaaaccaaaactgcTCTTCTAGTGCCAAATGCCCTGATCATAGCGACGGTCACAGACAGG tacaTATTTGTCTCTTTACTCTCCAGAGATTCAACTTACAAACTACTAAGATCTGTGTGTGGACACTTAGAA AATACAAGTGTTGGTAACAGTCCCAATCCATCTTCGGCTGAAAACAGTTTCCGAGCAGACCGCCCTTCATCTCTGCCTCTG GATTTCAATGATGAATTCTCAGATCTGGATGGAGTGGTTCAACAAAGAAGGCAAGACATGGAAGGATACAGCAGTtctggttctcaaactcctgaatctGAGAACTCTCGAG ATTTCCATGTGACAAAATCCCAAACAGTTCTGAATGTCTCCAAGGCAGAAGCAAAGCCAACTCGGGCAGATGCCCATGTGAACAGAGTACCTGAAGGAAAAGTCAAGAGTCTCCCTGCACACG GTCAGTCAGAAACTGTTGGAATCTTACATAAAATCAAGTCTCAGAAATGTCTGATGCTTCACCATATTCTTATATTCTACGCAATTGT TGTCTGCGCACTCATCATCTCGACCTTCTACATGAGATATAGAATTAATACTCTGGAGGAGCGGTTGGGGCTACTAACCTCCATTGTGGACACCCATAATACTGA ACAGACAGCATCATCCGGCCTGAGGTCACAAGTACAATTCAATGTGGAGGTTCTCTGTCAAGAGCTTACAGCTAACATAGTGAAATTAGAAAAG